The Petropleomorpha daqingensis genome includes a window with the following:
- a CDS encoding enoyl-CoA hydratase/isomerase family protein: MLREPVAFVPSDAGPGEVAAAHRDAGVVVGVCRGTAAEPATLRAVDLTLASRPAPRTAVAVPDVDAACEALAARVAAFPQAAAVLAGLLRWSGSLPVPAALEAESLAYSTLLAGPEFAGWLAGRGPRPEPPHVADPVLLARVDGELRITLNRPQRRNAYGRQLRDALVDGLAIAELDPSVERVVLDGAGPDFCSGGDLDEFGTAADPVTAHLVRTRAGAAAVLARLSPRIEARLHGRCIGAGVELPAWAGRVVAAPGTEFALPELAMGLLPGAGGTVSLPRRIGRWRTLWLALTGTPLDVVTAREWGLVDEITDFEELR, translated from the coding sequence GTGCTGCGCGAGCCCGTGGCCTTCGTGCCGTCGGACGCCGGCCCGGGCGAGGTGGCGGCCGCCCACCGGGACGCCGGTGTGGTCGTCGGCGTCTGCCGCGGGACGGCCGCCGAGCCCGCGACGCTCCGCGCCGTCGACCTGACGCTGGCGTCGCGTCCCGCGCCGCGGACGGCGGTCGCGGTGCCCGACGTCGACGCCGCGTGCGAGGCCCTGGCCGCGCGCGTGGCCGCGTTCCCGCAGGCGGCCGCCGTGCTCGCCGGGCTGCTGCGGTGGAGCGGGTCGCTGCCCGTCCCCGCCGCCCTGGAGGCGGAGTCGCTGGCCTACTCGACGCTGCTGGCCGGTCCGGAGTTCGCCGGCTGGCTGGCCGGGCGCGGACCGCGCCCCGAGCCGCCGCACGTCGCCGACCCCGTGCTGCTCGCCCGGGTGGACGGCGAGCTGCGGATCACGCTGAACCGGCCGCAGCGGCGCAACGCCTACGGGCGGCAGCTGCGGGACGCGCTGGTCGACGGGCTCGCGATCGCGGAGCTGGACCCGAGCGTGGAGCGGGTCGTGCTCGACGGCGCCGGTCCCGACTTCTGCTCCGGCGGCGATCTGGACGAGTTCGGGACGGCGGCCGACCCGGTCACCGCCCACCTGGTCCGCACCCGGGCCGGCGCCGCGGCTGTGCTGGCCCGGCTCTCGCCGCGGATCGAGGCGCGGCTGCACGGCCGCTGCATCGGCGCCGGGGTCGAGCTGCCCGCATGGGCGGGACGGGTGGTCGCGGCACCCGGCACGGAGTTCGCGCTGCCCGAGCTGGCGATGGGGCTGCTGCCCGGAGCCGGCGGCACGGTCAGCCTGCCGCGGCGGATCGGCCGCTGGCGCACGCTCTGGCTCGCGCTCACGGGGACCCCGCTCGACGTGGTCACCGCCCGGGAGTGGGGGCTGGTGGACGAGATCACCGACTTCGAGGAGCTCAGATGA